A genomic region of Apteryx mantelli isolate bAptMan1 chromosome 12, bAptMan1.hap1, whole genome shotgun sequence contains the following coding sequences:
- the PTPDC1 gene encoding protein tyrosine phosphatase domain-containing protein 1 isoform X1: MQCSMACGGRACKYENPARWSDQEQAIKGLYSSWITENILATARPSTELIEKYNIIEQFERCGIKTIINLQRPGEHASCGNPLEQESGFTYLPEAFMEAGIYFYNFGWKDYGVASLTTILDMVKVMAFALQEGRVAVHCHAGLGRTGVLIACYLVFATRMTADQAILFVRAKRPNSIQTRGQLLCIREFTQFLIPLRNVFACCEPKAHTVTLSQYLTRQRHLLHGYESRHLKHVPKLIHLVCKLLLDLAENRQVVEAELLDIPDLSAEIEETVSQLVSTQLDKELGRQDSDTSDLFSQTHSATFETQDALFSLAHAYDPLWKRRNAECLQPLAHVKRRLSYSESDLRTTAFLLEQGETAWTVPTQILLHHKLQQNSSEECSAAGGQKPQLDLNKEVLVRNTCTFWSQRKFNLDGRKDGTSLYHRRKSTKEVQRSRTFSSGLASIHNSREPGTPRHNFAKETGHRTECETDMYKKRVYASQDSDSSSSKTNFSMGYESQTSKDLSEAIPHIVLQSELSLEARRVLAAKALANINEFLGEDEVKQKVEMWQKELNSRDGAWDKICTERDPFILCSLMWSWIEQLKEPVVSKDDIDMLAKNCTESQEALNLLKKEQCQTILCILHCVVNLQMLPADVEEALLARAIKAFTKTSFDSENGPYVYNTLKKVFKQTLEEKRKKLKEGTENPS, from the exons ATGCAGTGTTCAATGGCATGCGGCGGGCGTGCTTGCAAGTATGAAAATCCAGCTCGATGGAGTGACCAAGAGCAAGCCATCAAAGGGCTCTACTCTTCTTG GATAACAGAAAACATACTGGCTACAGCTCGACCCTCAACAGAATTAATCGAAAAGTACAACATTATTGAACAATTTGAAAG ATGCGGTATAAAAACCATAATTAACCTTCAGCGTCCTGGGGAGCATGCAAGCTGTGGGAATCCACTGGAACAAGAAAGTGGTTTCACCTACCTTCCTGAAGCTTTCATGGAGGCTGGAA tttatttttataattttggaTGGAAGGATTACGGAGTGGCATCTCTCACTACTATACTCGATATGGTAAAAGTCATGGCTTTTGCCTTACAGGAAGGGAGGGTAGCTGTTCATTGTCATGCAGGACTTGGTCGGACAG GTGTTCTAATAGCTTGCTATTTAGTTTTTGCAACAAGAATGACTGCTGATCAAGCAATTCTTTTTGTTAGAGCAAAAAGGCCTAATTCTATTCAGACTAGAGGGCAGTTGTTATGCATCAGAGAATTCACTCAGTTTTTAATTCCTCTGAGAAATGTATTTGCTTGCTGTGAGCCCAAGGCACACacagtgacactatctcagtacCTGACCCGTCAGAGACATCTGCTCCATGGTTATGAGAGCAGGCATCTCAAACACGTGCCAAAACTTATTCATCTAGTTTGCAAACTGTTGCTAGACTTGGCTGAAAACAGACAAGTGGTAGAGGCAGAATTGTTAGATATACCAGATCTCTCAGCTGAAATTGAAGAGACTGTTTCTCAGTTGGTCTCTACACAGCTAGATAAAGAGCTAGGAAGACAGGACAGTGATACATCTGACTTGTTCTCCCAAACCCACTCAGCTACTTTTGAGACCCAGGATGCTCTTTTCTCCCTGGCACATGCATATGATCCTCTGTGGAAAAGAAGGAATGCTGAATGCCTTCAGCCACTCGCTCATGTGAAAAGGCGTCTAAGCTACAGTGAGTCAGATTTAAGGACAACTGCGTTTCTCTTAGAACAAGGAGAAACTGCATGGACAGTACCTACTCAGATATTACTGCACCACAAACTTCAGCAGAACAGCAGCGAGGAGTGTTCTGCTGCAGGTGGACAAAAGCCTCAGCTGGATTTAAACAAAGAAGTCTTAGTGCGTAATACATGTACATTCTGGAGTCAACGTAAATTTAATTTGGATGGACGAAAAGATGGAACCTCACTTTATCACAGAAGGAAATCTACCAAAGAAGTACAACGCAGCAGAACCTTTTCTTCAGGTCTGGCATCTATCCACAATTCCAGGGAACCTGGAACACCAAGGCATAATTTTGCCAAAGAGACTGGTCATAGAACAGAATGTGAGACTGATATGTATAAGAAAAGAGTCTATGCCTCTCAGGACTCtgattcttcttcttctaaaaCAAACTTTTCTATGGGATATGAAAGCCAGACTAGCAAAGATCTGTCAGAGGCAATTCCACACATTGTTTTGCAATCAGAATTAAGTTTGGAAGCCCGAAGAGTTTTGGCAGCTAAAGCACTTGCAAATATAAATGAATTTCTGGGAGAGGATGAAGTGAAGCAGAAGGTAGAAATGTGGCAG aaagaactGAATTCTCGAGATGGAGCTTGGGATAAAATCTGTACTGAGAGAGACCCTTTTATCCTCTGCAGCTTGATGTGGTCCTGGATAGAGCAACTGAAAGAACCTGTTGTATCCAAAGATGATATTGACATGTTGGCAAAAAATTGCACAGAATCACAAGAAGCACTTAACTTACTGAAAAAG GAACAGTGTCAAACTATCCTTTGTATTTTACATTGTGTGGTGAACTTGCAAATGCTACCAGCTGATGTGGAGGAGGCCTTACTTGCTCGTGCTATTAAAGCTTTCACTAAG acAAGCTTTGATTCTGAAAATGGACCATATGTTTACAATACcctgaaaaaagtatttaaacaaacactggaagaaaaaagaaaaaagctcaaaGAAGGAACAGAAAATCCTTCTTGA
- the PTPDC1 gene encoding protein tyrosine phosphatase domain-containing protein 1 isoform X3 → MQGSPRRRSAASIFSNFFQGRRHSSSDPLLRVIQRRRSSAVEVLSSSTHRVMVAISSLSPEELNATFPEKKRSSRRPTAKYTKVGERLRHVIPGHMQCSMACGGRACKYENPARWSDQEQAIKGLYSSWITENILATARPSTELIEKYNIIEQFERCGIKTIINLQRPGEHASCGNPLEQESGFTYLPEAFMEAGIYFYNFGWKDYGVASLTTILDMVKVMAFALQEGRVAVHCHAGLGRTGVLIACYLVFATRMTADQAILFVRAKRPNSIQTRGQLLCIREFTQFLIPLRNVFACCEPKAHTVTLSQYLTRQRHLLHGYESRHLKHVPKLIHLVCKLLLDLAENRQVVEAELLDIPDLSAEIEETVSQLVSTQLDKELGRQDSDTSDLFSQTHSATFETQDALFSLAHAYDPLWKRRNAECLQPLAHVKRRLSYSESDLRTTAFLLEQGETAWTVPTQILLHHKLQQNSSEECSAAGGQKPQLDLNKEVLVRNTCTFWSQRKFNLDGRKDGTSLYHRRKSTKEVQRSRTFSSGLASIHNSREPGTPRHNFAKETGHRTECETDMYKKRVYASQDSDSSSSKTNFSMGYESQTSKDLSEAIPHIVLQSELSLEARRVLAAKALANINEFLGEDEVKQKVEMWQKELNSRDGAWDKICTERDPFILCSLMWSWIEQLKEPVVSKDDIDMLAKNCTESQEALNLLKKEQCQTILCILHCVVNLQMLPADVEEALLARAIKAFTKTSFDSENGPYVYNTLKKVFKQTLEEKRKKLKEGTENPS, encoded by the exons ATGCAGGGCTCACCCCGGAGGCGGTCAGCAGCCAGTATTTTTAGCAACTTTTTCCAGGGTCGGAGGCATTCCTCCTCTGATCCCCTTCTTCGCGTAATCCAGAGGCGCCGGAGCTCAGCTGTAGAGGTACTGTCATCATCAACTCACCGGGTTATGGTGGCCATATCATCTCTGAGCCCTGAGGAGCTGAATGcaacttttcctgaaaaaaaaa GAAGTTCAAGGCGGCCAACAGCAAAATACACTAAAGTAGGTGAGCGCCTTCGCCATGTCATTCCTGGTCATATGCAGTGTTCAATGGCATGCGGCGGGCGTGCTTGCAAGTATGAAAATCCAGCTCGATGGAGTGACCAAGAGCAAGCCATCAAAGGGCTCTACTCTTCTTG GATAACAGAAAACATACTGGCTACAGCTCGACCCTCAACAGAATTAATCGAAAAGTACAACATTATTGAACAATTTGAAAG ATGCGGTATAAAAACCATAATTAACCTTCAGCGTCCTGGGGAGCATGCAAGCTGTGGGAATCCACTGGAACAAGAAAGTGGTTTCACCTACCTTCCTGAAGCTTTCATGGAGGCTGGAA tttatttttataattttggaTGGAAGGATTACGGAGTGGCATCTCTCACTACTATACTCGATATGGTAAAAGTCATGGCTTTTGCCTTACAGGAAGGGAGGGTAGCTGTTCATTGTCATGCAGGACTTGGTCGGACAG GTGTTCTAATAGCTTGCTATTTAGTTTTTGCAACAAGAATGACTGCTGATCAAGCAATTCTTTTTGTTAGAGCAAAAAGGCCTAATTCTATTCAGACTAGAGGGCAGTTGTTATGCATCAGAGAATTCACTCAGTTTTTAATTCCTCTGAGAAATGTATTTGCTTGCTGTGAGCCCAAGGCACACacagtgacactatctcagtacCTGACCCGTCAGAGACATCTGCTCCATGGTTATGAGAGCAGGCATCTCAAACACGTGCCAAAACTTATTCATCTAGTTTGCAAACTGTTGCTAGACTTGGCTGAAAACAGACAAGTGGTAGAGGCAGAATTGTTAGATATACCAGATCTCTCAGCTGAAATTGAAGAGACTGTTTCTCAGTTGGTCTCTACACAGCTAGATAAAGAGCTAGGAAGACAGGACAGTGATACATCTGACTTGTTCTCCCAAACCCACTCAGCTACTTTTGAGACCCAGGATGCTCTTTTCTCCCTGGCACATGCATATGATCCTCTGTGGAAAAGAAGGAATGCTGAATGCCTTCAGCCACTCGCTCATGTGAAAAGGCGTCTAAGCTACAGTGAGTCAGATTTAAGGACAACTGCGTTTCTCTTAGAACAAGGAGAAACTGCATGGACAGTACCTACTCAGATATTACTGCACCACAAACTTCAGCAGAACAGCAGCGAGGAGTGTTCTGCTGCAGGTGGACAAAAGCCTCAGCTGGATTTAAACAAAGAAGTCTTAGTGCGTAATACATGTACATTCTGGAGTCAACGTAAATTTAATTTGGATGGACGAAAAGATGGAACCTCACTTTATCACAGAAGGAAATCTACCAAAGAAGTACAACGCAGCAGAACCTTTTCTTCAGGTCTGGCATCTATCCACAATTCCAGGGAACCTGGAACACCAAGGCATAATTTTGCCAAAGAGACTGGTCATAGAACAGAATGTGAGACTGATATGTATAAGAAAAGAGTCTATGCCTCTCAGGACTCtgattcttcttcttctaaaaCAAACTTTTCTATGGGATATGAAAGCCAGACTAGCAAAGATCTGTCAGAGGCAATTCCACACATTGTTTTGCAATCAGAATTAAGTTTGGAAGCCCGAAGAGTTTTGGCAGCTAAAGCACTTGCAAATATAAATGAATTTCTGGGAGAGGATGAAGTGAAGCAGAAGGTAGAAATGTGGCAG aaagaactGAATTCTCGAGATGGAGCTTGGGATAAAATCTGTACTGAGAGAGACCCTTTTATCCTCTGCAGCTTGATGTGGTCCTGGATAGAGCAACTGAAAGAACCTGTTGTATCCAAAGATGATATTGACATGTTGGCAAAAAATTGCACAGAATCACAAGAAGCACTTAACTTACTGAAAAAG GAACAGTGTCAAACTATCCTTTGTATTTTACATTGTGTGGTGAACTTGCAAATGCTACCAGCTGATGTGGAGGAGGCCTTACTTGCTCGTGCTATTAAAGCTTTCACTAAG acAAGCTTTGATTCTGAAAATGGACCATATGTTTACAATACcctgaaaaaagtatttaaacaaacactggaagaaaaaagaaaaaagctcaaaGAAGGAACAGAAAATCCTTCTTGA
- the PTPDC1 gene encoding protein tyrosine phosphatase domain-containing protein 1 isoform X2: MQCSMACGGRACKYENPARWSDQEQAIKGLYSSWITENILATARPSTELIEKYNIIEQFERCGIKTIINLQRPGEHASCGNPLEQESGFTYLPEAFMEAGIYFYNFGWKDYGVASLTTILDMVKVMAFALQEGRVAVHCHAGLGRTGVLIACYLVFATRMTADQAILFVRAKRPNSIQTRGQLLCIREFTQFLIPLRNVFACCEPKAHTVTLSQYLTRQRHLLHGYESRHLKHVPKLIHLVCKLLLDLAENRQVVEAELLDIPDLSAEIEETVSQLVSTQLDKELGRQDSDTSDLFSQTHSATFETQDALFSLAHAYDPLWKRRNAECLQPLAHVKRRLSYSESDLRTTAFLLEQGETAWTVPTQILLHHKLQQNSSEECSAAGGQKPQLDLNKEVLVRNTCTFWSQRKFNLDGRKDGTSLYHRRKSTKEVQRSRTFSSGLASIHNSREPGTPRHNFAKETGHRTECETDMYKKRVYASQDSDSSSSKTNFSMGYESQTSKDLSEAIPHIVLQSELSLEARRVLAAKALANINEFLGEDEVKQKVEMWQKELNSRDGAWDKICTERDPFILCSLMWSWIEQLKEPVVSKDDIDMLAKNCTESQEALNLLKKTSFDSENGPYVYNTLKKVFKQTLEEKRKKLKEGTENPS, from the exons ATGCAGTGTTCAATGGCATGCGGCGGGCGTGCTTGCAAGTATGAAAATCCAGCTCGATGGAGTGACCAAGAGCAAGCCATCAAAGGGCTCTACTCTTCTTG GATAACAGAAAACATACTGGCTACAGCTCGACCCTCAACAGAATTAATCGAAAAGTACAACATTATTGAACAATTTGAAAG ATGCGGTATAAAAACCATAATTAACCTTCAGCGTCCTGGGGAGCATGCAAGCTGTGGGAATCCACTGGAACAAGAAAGTGGTTTCACCTACCTTCCTGAAGCTTTCATGGAGGCTGGAA tttatttttataattttggaTGGAAGGATTACGGAGTGGCATCTCTCACTACTATACTCGATATGGTAAAAGTCATGGCTTTTGCCTTACAGGAAGGGAGGGTAGCTGTTCATTGTCATGCAGGACTTGGTCGGACAG GTGTTCTAATAGCTTGCTATTTAGTTTTTGCAACAAGAATGACTGCTGATCAAGCAATTCTTTTTGTTAGAGCAAAAAGGCCTAATTCTATTCAGACTAGAGGGCAGTTGTTATGCATCAGAGAATTCACTCAGTTTTTAATTCCTCTGAGAAATGTATTTGCTTGCTGTGAGCCCAAGGCACACacagtgacactatctcagtacCTGACCCGTCAGAGACATCTGCTCCATGGTTATGAGAGCAGGCATCTCAAACACGTGCCAAAACTTATTCATCTAGTTTGCAAACTGTTGCTAGACTTGGCTGAAAACAGACAAGTGGTAGAGGCAGAATTGTTAGATATACCAGATCTCTCAGCTGAAATTGAAGAGACTGTTTCTCAGTTGGTCTCTACACAGCTAGATAAAGAGCTAGGAAGACAGGACAGTGATACATCTGACTTGTTCTCCCAAACCCACTCAGCTACTTTTGAGACCCAGGATGCTCTTTTCTCCCTGGCACATGCATATGATCCTCTGTGGAAAAGAAGGAATGCTGAATGCCTTCAGCCACTCGCTCATGTGAAAAGGCGTCTAAGCTACAGTGAGTCAGATTTAAGGACAACTGCGTTTCTCTTAGAACAAGGAGAAACTGCATGGACAGTACCTACTCAGATATTACTGCACCACAAACTTCAGCAGAACAGCAGCGAGGAGTGTTCTGCTGCAGGTGGACAAAAGCCTCAGCTGGATTTAAACAAAGAAGTCTTAGTGCGTAATACATGTACATTCTGGAGTCAACGTAAATTTAATTTGGATGGACGAAAAGATGGAACCTCACTTTATCACAGAAGGAAATCTACCAAAGAAGTACAACGCAGCAGAACCTTTTCTTCAGGTCTGGCATCTATCCACAATTCCAGGGAACCTGGAACACCAAGGCATAATTTTGCCAAAGAGACTGGTCATAGAACAGAATGTGAGACTGATATGTATAAGAAAAGAGTCTATGCCTCTCAGGACTCtgattcttcttcttctaaaaCAAACTTTTCTATGGGATATGAAAGCCAGACTAGCAAAGATCTGTCAGAGGCAATTCCACACATTGTTTTGCAATCAGAATTAAGTTTGGAAGCCCGAAGAGTTTTGGCAGCTAAAGCACTTGCAAATATAAATGAATTTCTGGGAGAGGATGAAGTGAAGCAGAAGGTAGAAATGTGGCAG aaagaactGAATTCTCGAGATGGAGCTTGGGATAAAATCTGTACTGAGAGAGACCCTTTTATCCTCTGCAGCTTGATGTGGTCCTGGATAGAGCAACTGAAAGAACCTGTTGTATCCAAAGATGATATTGACATGTTGGCAAAAAATTGCACAGAATCACAAGAAGCACTTAACTTACTGAAAAAG acAAGCTTTGATTCTGAAAATGGACCATATGTTTACAATACcctgaaaaaagtatttaaacaaacactggaagaaaaaagaaaaaagctcaaaGAAGGAACAGAAAATCCTTCTTGA